From a region of the Thermomicrobium roseum DSM 5159 genome:
- a CDS encoding M81 family metallopeptidase, with the protein MRIGFVSIRHRSNTFARQQRSLILSPWPQNNQRHDLGTNIILPGVEFDGIELVPLVMPVHSAGGPIEPDSFSTLLTELVTILEQQDSLDGLILEVTGTLLVEELSGELLLLRRLVECFPSLLVGILADQVAQLPEAVFGLTPLVLGPHHWPGIDRAQRLALLVRLLARWIRREIRPVAALERRTMLLPLAIQRTDCPPFDQLPPLLAAVEQNPSILAVTIFAGFPYADVAEAGMTVVVVTDAAAELGKTAARQLADFVWDSREQIAWPTLTIEEAIHQAMQNDSTGPHLILDTGDATEAGAPGEGTAALWAALDLGARQTLVSAIVDPQAIEIVLRHGIGTPIELELGGKTDHRHGYPIPVRGIVRRIGCGQYRRWSPLAGGELLDAGPSAWLEIEGRYESHLDVVVSGRPVPFDELGLARALGIDVATKRVIILKSAVEALAWCRQSDPFTPLVRPAQVLQAVTPGIATPDLAFFSYRSVKRPAWPLDTY; encoded by the coding sequence ATGCGTATCGGTTTTGTTTCCATACGCCACCGATCCAACACGTTCGCGCGCCAGCAAAGATCCCTGATCCTCTCTCCCTGGCCGCAGAACAACCAAAGGCATGACCTAGGCACGAACATCATCCTGCCAGGGGTCGAGTTCGACGGCATCGAACTCGTCCCACTGGTCATGCCTGTTCACTCAGCCGGTGGACCGATCGAACCCGATTCCTTCTCAACGTTGCTCACTGAGCTGGTGACGATCCTGGAACAGCAGGATTCCCTCGACGGGCTGATCCTCGAAGTAACCGGTACACTCCTCGTCGAGGAACTCAGTGGCGAGCTGCTCCTGCTCCGCCGACTCGTCGAGTGTTTTCCCTCTCTCCTTGTCGGCATTTTGGCTGATCAAGTCGCACAACTACCGGAAGCCGTCTTTGGTCTCACCCCGCTCGTGCTCGGACCTCATCACTGGCCAGGTATCGATCGCGCGCAACGACTCGCCCTGCTCGTCCGCTTGCTCGCTCGCTGGATTCGCCGAGAGATCCGACCAGTCGCAGCGCTCGAGCGTCGCACCATGCTCCTTCCATTAGCGATACAGCGCACGGACTGTCCACCATTCGATCAGCTCCCACCACTCCTCGCCGCTGTGGAACAGAATCCTTCCATTCTTGCTGTCACCATCTTCGCTGGCTTCCCCTACGCAGACGTTGCGGAAGCCGGAATGACAGTGGTTGTGGTGACCGATGCAGCCGCAGAACTCGGCAAGACAGCTGCGCGACAACTGGCCGACTTCGTCTGGGACAGCCGCGAGCAAATCGCTTGGCCCACGCTCACCATCGAAGAAGCGATCCACCAAGCGATGCAAAACGACAGCACCGGTCCCCATCTCATCCTCGATACGGGAGATGCAACCGAAGCTGGGGCCCCCGGCGAGGGGACCGCAGCATTATGGGCCGCGCTGGATCTCGGCGCGCGACAGACCTTGGTGTCGGCGATCGTCGATCCCCAAGCGATCGAGATCGTTCTCCGCCACGGAATAGGAACGCCCATCGAACTCGAGCTGGGCGGGAAAACCGATCACCGTCATGGTTATCCGATCCCGGTCCGCGGAATCGTTCGACGGATCGGTTGCGGCCAGTATCGTCGCTGGTCCCCGCTCGCCGGAGGCGAGCTACTCGACGCTGGCCCTTCTGCTTGGCTAGAGATCGAGGGGCGCTACGAAAGCCATCTCGATGTGGTCGTGTCGGGTCGGCCGGTTCCTTTCGATGAGCTCGGGCTGGCACGCGCTCTCGGCATTGACGTCGCAACGAAGCGCGTCATCATCCTCAAGTCCGCCGTCGAGGCACTGGCCTGGTGTCGCCAAAGCGATCCATTCACACCGCTCGTGCGACCGGCGCAAGTGCTGCAGGCAGTCACTCCAGGCATTGCCACACCGGACCTCGCCTTCTTCTCATATCGATCGGTGAAGCGCCCCGCCTGGCCGCTCGATACCTACTGA
- the otsB gene encoding trehalose-phosphatase, with protein sequence MESIVGAMLAVLDETGAGIITDFDGTLSPIVADPEKATVHPVARRALLRLVKTVSLVAIVSGRRASDVAGRLAVPGLVIVGNHGLEWLVGGHVEVAPEAEPWLGAVRAAAAEVQRLCPDVLVEDKALTVTIHLRRLRNVSRRRAVETVVRRVAGEYGLSIRQGREVLELRPPVPIDKGTAVDQLVTRYQLRAVVFAGDDVTDLDAMRLLVVRRASGQVHALLIGVWSSEAPPELKQLADLLVPGVDAFAAVLDELAHRLAELQ encoded by the coding sequence TTGGAATCGATCGTTGGCGCGATGCTCGCCGTACTCGACGAGACAGGAGCGGGGATCATCACCGATTTCGATGGGACGCTGAGTCCGATCGTCGCTGATCCTGAGAAGGCAACCGTCCATCCAGTCGCCCGCCGAGCCTTGCTCCGTCTCGTCAAGACCGTTTCGCTCGTCGCTATCGTCTCGGGTCGGCGCGCCTCCGACGTCGCTGGTCGGCTGGCAGTTCCAGGACTGGTGATCGTGGGCAACCACGGACTCGAATGGTTGGTCGGAGGTCACGTGGAGGTCGCTCCCGAGGCCGAACCCTGGCTCGGCGCGGTACGAGCGGCTGCGGCCGAAGTCCAGCGACTTTGTCCGGACGTGCTGGTCGAGGACAAGGCGCTCACCGTCACGATTCATCTGCGGCGACTGCGGAATGTCTCGCGCCGGCGGGCAGTGGAGACCGTCGTGCGGCGGGTCGCAGGGGAGTACGGGTTGTCGATCCGTCAGGGACGCGAGGTGCTGGAGTTGCGACCACCTGTCCCGATCGACAAGGGTACGGCTGTCGATCAGCTCGTTACCCGTTACCAGCTCCGGGCTGTCGTTTTTGCTGGGGACGATGTCACTGATCTCGATGCCATGCGCTTGCTCGTCGTTCGACGAGCTAGCGGACAGGTTCATGCTCTCTTGATCGGTGTCTGGAGCTCGGAAGCACCGCCAGAACTGAAGCAGCTCGCCGATCTGCTGGTACCGGGCGTGGATGCATTCGCCGCTGTGTTGGACGAGCTCGCTCATCGACTCGCTGAGCTTCAGTAG
- a CDS encoding MFS transporter, which produces MPIVRSLVQYARGLLHLPRDIQLFFFYALFSNVAIGAFALLYNLYLLQIGFREDFIGLVNAVSTASLALSALSLGKLLQQRGAWWCLTFGTASYIVASTLLALMTNPGAILACALLQGLATTFLFVPLMPFVIDHAPREQRPTVAAVALSLTSISATIGNLLAGWSPTWFGLAFGLPVPGVLSFRLGLVSSILVCGVALVPLALMRAPRRRVSSTSDTAAGPAAEGLSSKQIRVYLFTFVVAGGLLSLGNGAVVPFYNVYLNGLGLSAETIGIVFAAASLIGAVFGLLGPAIAQRLGPLAAVTVLRLLPVFFYTPLTVVQSIPFAISAHIVRMISISMAWPIDSMLIAETLPPAARAHAFSLRSAAWNIGFAGASFVAGRIIVQAGYAPAFVAYCAFCTLAVAYFSLRFRHHPAAHAQVGSGLSMSQRPR; this is translated from the coding sequence GTGCCCATCGTTCGATCGCTCGTCCAGTATGCCCGCGGGCTTCTGCATTTACCTCGAGATATCCAATTGTTCTTCTTCTATGCACTTTTCTCGAATGTCGCCATCGGTGCATTTGCACTTCTCTATAACCTTTATTTACTTCAAATTGGCTTCCGAGAAGACTTCATCGGTCTGGTCAATGCAGTCTCGACAGCTTCCCTGGCTCTCTCCGCGTTGTCGCTCGGGAAATTGCTCCAGCAACGCGGAGCCTGGTGGTGTCTGACCTTCGGCACAGCAAGCTATATCGTGGCATCGACACTGCTTGCCCTCATGACCAATCCCGGTGCAATTCTCGCTTGTGCACTTTTGCAGGGTTTAGCGACGACCTTCCTCTTCGTCCCACTCATGCCTTTCGTCATCGACCATGCTCCTCGGGAACAACGGCCGACCGTGGCCGCGGTTGCACTCTCGTTGACTTCCATTTCGGCAACGATCGGAAATCTCTTGGCAGGTTGGTCGCCAACGTGGTTCGGTTTGGCGTTCGGGCTCCCCGTTCCCGGAGTTCTCTCTTTCCGCCTCGGGCTCGTGTCGAGCATTCTCGTTTGCGGAGTCGCTCTCGTCCCACTCGCACTCATGCGAGCACCTCGTCGCCGCGTATCCTCCACGAGTGACACTGCTGCCGGACCTGCAGCGGAGGGACTTTCCTCCAAACAAATACGCGTCTACCTATTCACTTTTGTTGTCGCTGGTGGTCTTTTGAGTCTCGGCAATGGTGCGGTGGTACCCTTCTACAACGTGTATTTGAACGGACTCGGACTTTCAGCAGAGACCATCGGGATCGTTTTCGCAGCAGCGAGCCTCATCGGTGCAGTCTTCGGATTGCTCGGTCCGGCCATCGCACAGCGCTTGGGACCCCTTGCCGCTGTCACGGTGCTGCGTCTTCTCCCGGTTTTCTTCTATACCCCCTTAACCGTCGTCCAAAGCATTCCGTTCGCGATCTCGGCACATATCGTGCGCATGATTTCGATCTCGATGGCTTGGCCAATCGACTCCATGCTCATTGCCGAAACATTACCACCAGCGGCCCGGGCACACGCGTTCAGTCTGCGCAGCGCGGCGTGGAATATCGGGTTCGCCGGCGCGAGCTTCGTTGCAGGACGGATCATCGTCCAGGCAGGCTACGCACCAGCGTTCGTCGCCTATTGCGCATTCTGTACCTTGGCAGTCGCGTACTTCTCGTTGCGCTTCCGGCATCACCCAGCAGCGCACGCACAAGTGGGATCAGGTCTTTCGATGAGCCAGCGACCTCGTTAG
- the lhgO gene encoding L-2-hydroxyglutarate oxidase produces MFDVVVVGAGLVGLATARELLLRFPRVRLAVVEKEGKVAAHQSGHNSGVIHSGLYYRPGSLKARACVAGAAKLIRYCEERGIPYRLIGKLVVATNPDEIPRLLELFQRGQANGVQGLQLLGPEEIREREPAVTGVRAIWSPRTGIVDFVRVAEALADDIRTAGGEIRLGHHVMAFRQGNGTIAIETSAGCLETRFALVCAGLFSDRLARASGGGPDPAIVPFRGDYYVLRPERSHLVRTNVYPVPDPRFPFLGVHFTPRLDGSVWLGPNAVLAFAREGYRRTDVDWHDLWEAVSYPGFRILARRYWRVGLMELWRDFSRRAFLRELQRFVPELEEDDLLPGPSGVRAQAVTRDGQLVDDFVLERHGRVVHVRNAPSPAATSCLEIARLLVDELAESLPTR; encoded by the coding sequence ATGTTCGATGTCGTCGTGGTGGGTGCTGGACTGGTCGGACTCGCCACTGCCCGCGAACTTCTGCTTCGTTTTCCACGCGTGAGGCTCGCGGTCGTGGAGAAAGAGGGGAAAGTCGCGGCGCACCAGTCGGGACACAACAGCGGCGTGATCCATTCGGGCCTGTACTACCGACCGGGCTCCCTGAAGGCGCGCGCTTGTGTGGCCGGCGCAGCGAAGCTGATCCGCTACTGCGAGGAACGGGGTATTCCGTATCGGTTGATCGGTAAATTGGTGGTGGCGACGAATCCCGACGAGATTCCACGCTTGCTCGAACTCTTCCAACGGGGACAAGCGAACGGGGTTCAGGGATTGCAGCTCCTCGGTCCGGAAGAGATACGAGAGCGTGAACCGGCCGTCACGGGGGTACGCGCGATCTGGTCGCCACGGACGGGTATCGTCGACTTCGTTCGTGTGGCGGAGGCACTCGCCGACGATATTCGCACGGCGGGTGGGGAAATTCGCTTGGGTCACCACGTGATGGCTTTCCGGCAGGGCAACGGTACGATCGCGATCGAAACGAGTGCTGGTTGCCTAGAGACACGCTTCGCTCTGGTGTGTGCTGGTCTGTTCAGCGACCGCTTGGCACGAGCGAGCGGTGGAGGACCTGACCCCGCCATCGTGCCCTTCCGTGGGGACTACTATGTTCTCCGTCCGGAACGCAGTCACCTCGTGCGCACCAACGTCTATCCGGTCCCCGATCCGCGCTTTCCCTTCCTCGGTGTCCATTTCACCCCCCGCTTGGATGGTTCGGTGTGGCTCGGGCCGAATGCCGTTCTGGCCTTCGCCCGCGAGGGATATCGTCGAACAGACGTCGACTGGCACGATCTCTGGGAAGCGGTTTCCTATCCTGGTTTTCGTATCTTGGCTCGTCGATACTGGCGTGTCGGCCTCATGGAGCTCTGGCGCGATTTTAGCCGGCGAGCCTTTCTCCGGGAGCTCCAGCGTTTCGTTCCGGAGCTCGAAGAAGATGACCTCCTTCCCGGCCCGTCCGGTGTGCGGGCGCAAGCCGTGACCCGGGACGGCCAGCTCGTGGACGACTTCGTGTTGGAGCGGCATGGCCGCGTGGTCCATGTCCGCAATGCTCCTTCACCGGCAGCGACCTCTTGTCTGGAAATCGCGCGGCTGCTGGTCGACGAACTGGCTGAGAGTCTGCCGACTCGCTGA
- a CDS encoding CBS domain-containing protein: MTRDPVDTVLAREIMTENVVTVRPNTTVEEVARLLMTHRITGVPVIDEAGRVLGIVSEFDLLAKRGHTAGEIMTRDVIAVTEETPAEAIADLIVQQRVRRVPVLKEGRLVGIVTRADLIRLFALTRWTCSNCGYFERGLHRPEVCSACGNRTFTLEREPPGM, from the coding sequence ATGACACGTGATCCGGTCGACACTGTCTTGGCGCGAGAGATCATGACGGAAAATGTGGTGACGGTGCGGCCGAATACCACTGTCGAGGAAGTGGCACGGCTGCTCATGACGCACCGGATCACTGGAGTTCCGGTGATTGACGAGGCAGGCCGCGTCCTCGGCATCGTCTCGGAGTTCGATCTCCTGGCAAAGCGTGGCCACACGGCTGGCGAAATCATGACGCGGGATGTGATCGCTGTCACCGAGGAGACACCGGCTGAGGCGATCGCTGACTTGATCGTCCAGCAACGCGTTCGCCGAGTTCCGGTGTTGAAAGAGGGTCGTCTCGTCGGCATCGTCACACGGGCCGATCTCATTCGCCTCTTCGCTCTCACTCGATGGACTTGTTCCAACTGCGGATACTTCGAGCGTGGTCTGCATCGTCCAGAGGTCTGCAGCGCCTGTGGGAACCGCACCTTCACGCTCGAGCGCGAGCCACCGGGAATGTGA
- a CDS encoding NAD(P)/FAD-dependent oxidoreductase: MVESVDFVIIGAGIMGCSLAYHLAERRAGHIVVLERDEIARGATADAAGGIRLQFSTETNIRLSLLSFEYWENFSELFGTDIGLHQYGYLFLLTNTQHVEAFQQSLELQQALGVPARWVNPEEIARLQPAVRTDDLPGGTYCPRDGWCDPYSATMGFAQAARELGVEFREHCPAIGFRIEQDRLHAVLTPEGPVSCGVAVICAGPYTGELGKLAGVELPVLPYRRMSFVTEPFDLVPKTVPMTIEFESSLYFHPEGDGFLFGMSNPDEPPGFNKTVDPEWMARTVEALCRRAPVFEHARIRRGWAGFYEVTPDDNPLLGWVDGVEGLAVAAGFSGHGFMHGPAVGRCMAELLLEGAARSVDISPFDPGRFRRGRLIQEQNVI; this comes from the coding sequence ATGGTGGAGTCTGTCGATTTCGTGATCATCGGCGCCGGTATCATGGGTTGCAGCCTCGCCTACCACCTGGCCGAACGCCGAGCAGGCCATATCGTCGTGCTCGAGCGAGACGAAATCGCCCGGGGCGCAACCGCCGACGCGGCTGGTGGTATCCGCCTCCAATTCTCCACGGAGACGAACATTCGCCTTTCTCTCCTCAGCTTCGAGTACTGGGAAAATTTTTCCGAACTTTTTGGAACCGATATTGGCCTTCATCAATATGGTTATCTCTTCTTGTTGACTAATACACAACATGTCGAAGCATTTCAGCAGTCTCTCGAGTTACAGCAGGCCTTGGGTGTGCCAGCCCGCTGGGTGAATCCAGAAGAGATCGCTCGCCTGCAACCGGCGGTACGGACCGACGATCTCCCCGGCGGAACCTACTGCCCGCGTGATGGCTGGTGCGATCCGTACTCAGCGACGATGGGATTCGCCCAAGCAGCCCGGGAACTCGGCGTGGAGTTCCGGGAGCACTGTCCAGCCATCGGTTTTCGGATCGAGCAGGACCGCCTCCACGCTGTCCTCACACCCGAAGGACCGGTGTCCTGTGGTGTCGCAGTCATCTGCGCAGGCCCGTACACTGGTGAACTCGGAAAGCTGGCCGGTGTCGAGCTACCGGTCCTTCCTTATCGCCGGATGAGCTTCGTGACCGAACCCTTCGACCTCGTGCCCAAAACGGTCCCGATGACGATCGAGTTCGAGTCATCGCTGTACTTCCACCCCGAAGGGGACGGCTTTTTGTTCGGCATGTCCAATCCGGATGAGCCCCCAGGTTTCAACAAGACGGTCGATCCCGAGTGGATGGCGCGCACCGTCGAGGCGCTTTGTCGCCGAGCACCGGTCTTCGAGCATGCACGGATCCGCCGCGGTTGGGCCGGATTCTACGAAGTGACGCCCGACGACAACCCGCTTCTCGGCTGGGTCGACGGTGTCGAAGGATTAGCGGTCGCCGCCGGCTTCAGCGGTCATGGGTTCATGCATGGTCCTGCTGTCGGGCGTTGCATGGCTGAGCTTCTTCTCGAGGGTGCAGCGCGCTCGGTCGATATCAGCCCGTTCGATCCAGGGCGTTTCCGCCGAGGACGACTCATACAGGAACAGAACGTAATCTGA
- a CDS encoding DUF503 domain-containing protein, with protein sequence MVIGVSRLALEIPGAHSLKEKRRVVKSIIQQVQHRFNVAIAETDGHAQWQFAEIGIACVSTSPQHADEMLRRVLQYIEEHLTEGYLLDYSTELIHVS encoded by the coding sequence ATGGTGATCGGAGTCTCCCGACTAGCCCTCGAGATCCCGGGAGCGCATTCTCTCAAGGAGAAGCGGCGCGTCGTCAAATCGATCATTCAGCAAGTCCAGCACCGATTCAATGTCGCGATCGCCGAGACCGACGGACATGCGCAGTGGCAGTTCGCGGAAATCGGAATTGCCTGTGTCTCGACTTCACCGCAGCACGCCGATGAGATGCTGCGCCGCGTTCTCCAGTACATCGAGGAACATCTCACTGAGGGATATTTGCTCGACTATTCCACCGAACTCATCCACGTCTCGTGA
- a CDS encoding J domain-containing protein, with amino-acid sequence MTEFLPAPLSVLDRVRLELNYLEWGERVRLLRQRVALLELEQQEVRALIQRRLGPLQRECDELRQEVELLEARLNRLLRVSQPLADEELDEEVLRLRRQRETWRQEEFRQEWRGSNGHLSERTTDDAGVGQRLRRLYRSLARLLHPDLARDQEERIQREQLMRLVNQAWERRDVEQLQRLFAVWNTDSASPVADGLEGLRRGVAQRQLEEVQLRRRLSELERSEVGQLARKGMAIVERYVHRQEELLRHELAGLRLRRRRLLRLIEERRRELSLRTGSHH; translated from the coding sequence ATGACGGAATTTCTTCCAGCACCGTTGTCGGTTCTCGATCGGGTGCGATTGGAACTCAATTATCTGGAGTGGGGGGAACGCGTACGCTTGCTCCGGCAGCGGGTCGCTCTCCTCGAGCTGGAACAGCAGGAAGTTCGTGCGCTCATACAGCGTCGGCTCGGGCCGCTTCAGCGTGAGTGCGATGAACTGCGTCAGGAAGTGGAGTTGCTCGAAGCTCGGCTCAACCGTCTCCTGCGCGTCAGCCAGCCGCTCGCTGACGAGGAACTCGATGAAGAGGTCCTCCGGCTGCGCCGCCAACGCGAAACCTGGCGCCAGGAAGAGTTCCGCCAGGAGTGGCGGGGATCCAATGGGCACCTGAGCGAGCGCACGACGGATGATGCTGGCGTGGGCCAGCGATTGCGGCGCCTCTATCGTTCGCTAGCCCGGTTGCTCCATCCAGACCTGGCACGTGATCAGGAAGAACGCATTCAGCGCGAACAGTTGATGCGGCTCGTCAACCAAGCCTGGGAACGACGCGATGTGGAACAACTACAGCGACTCTTCGCCGTCTGGAACACGGACAGTGCCTCACCTGTTGCGGATGGGCTCGAAGGACTGCGGCGTGGAGTGGCCCAACGCCAACTCGAAGAGGTACAGCTGCGTCGCCGCCTGAGCGAACTCGAGCGCTCCGAGGTCGGACAGCTTGCTCGGAAGGGCATGGCGATCGTCGAGCGGTATGTGCACCGGCAGGAAGAGTTGTTGCGGCATGAACTGGCTGGCCTCCGATTGCGGCGTCGCCGTCTCTTACGCTTGATCGAAGAACGGCGCCGAGAGCTGTCGCTCCGAACCGGATCTCACCACTGA
- a CDS encoding thiamine pyrophosphate-binding protein yields the protein MERTAWQILVDALQTEGISYIFGMPGSPKHLYDALYDASHVRPILVRHETAGAFMAYAFARVSGSPACCFGCPGPGVANLVPGILEAWSGCVPVLALGVRAPMRTFGMGAFQEADHVRIVRPITKWAATVEQPERTGWYVRRALTIATNGQPGPVYLEIPADIALRPVSAPPYQPALRGIRSAPDPDRIEAAVELLRRAERPLLICGSGAIASRAFDAVRTFVERLGVPLQVTPGGRGILEEEHPLFAGLVGLYRTEYPRSVWEESDLLVMVGTRMEEFQSGNWTYFPAGARLIQIDIAAEELGRNWVPDVAIQADARLALEALLQAAERAGVARREERVRELTERQRAAIAAAEGTLDPTTRPIRGKFVAATINRVFDRRTILVMENGAQDLWTYYWPYYRLRDTGAAVPPAEQTAMGLGVCGAIGAALARPDWYVVCTTGDGAFQMGMHELPTAVEHRLRVTWVIFNDQALGWPRWTQKTALGGRVIATEFAATFDFVAVAKAAGCYAERVEDPAELVRALERARKANETGQPAVIDVRVDSDEHHPSFVEFHRLR from the coding sequence ATGGAGCGGACGGCATGGCAAATACTCGTCGATGCCCTGCAGACAGAAGGAATCTCGTACATCTTCGGTATGCCGGGTTCCCCGAAACATTTGTACGATGCCCTCTATGATGCATCCCATGTCCGGCCGATCCTAGTGCGACACGAGACCGCTGGTGCCTTCATGGCATATGCCTTCGCGCGGGTGAGCGGATCACCAGCCTGCTGTTTCGGTTGTCCAGGACCAGGAGTCGCGAATCTCGTGCCTGGTATCCTCGAGGCTTGGTCCGGCTGTGTGCCAGTCTTGGCTCTCGGAGTCCGTGCGCCGATGCGGACGTTCGGGATGGGCGCGTTCCAGGAAGCCGATCATGTCCGGATCGTCCGCCCCATCACGAAATGGGCAGCGACCGTCGAGCAGCCGGAACGAACCGGTTGGTACGTTCGACGTGCTCTCACGATCGCGACGAACGGCCAACCCGGACCAGTTTATTTAGAAATCCCCGCTGATATCGCGCTCCGCCCAGTGTCGGCGCCGCCCTATCAGCCAGCGCTGCGGGGGATACGATCAGCCCCGGATCCCGACCGAATCGAAGCAGCCGTCGAACTCCTGCGCCGTGCCGAGCGCCCGCTCTTGATTTGCGGGAGTGGCGCAATCGCGTCCCGAGCCTTCGACGCCGTGCGCACCTTCGTCGAACGCCTCGGTGTCCCGCTCCAAGTTACCCCAGGTGGGCGCGGAATCTTGGAAGAAGAGCATCCACTTTTCGCTGGTTTGGTCGGACTCTATCGAACCGAGTATCCGCGTTCAGTGTGGGAAGAGAGTGACCTCCTCGTCATGGTCGGCACGCGCATGGAGGAGTTCCAATCGGGAAATTGGACCTACTTCCCAGCCGGTGCCCGCTTGATCCAGATCGACATCGCGGCCGAAGAGCTCGGGCGCAACTGGGTACCGGACGTCGCGATCCAAGCCGATGCGCGCCTGGCACTGGAGGCGCTGCTCCAAGCGGCCGAGCGAGCCGGTGTGGCTCGTCGAGAGGAGCGCGTCCGCGAATTGACCGAACGCCAGCGGGCTGCCATCGCTGCCGCGGAAGGAACGCTGGACCCGACCACACGACCGATCCGTGGAAAATTCGTCGCAGCGACGATTAACCGTGTATTCGATCGGCGCACGATACTCGTCATGGAAAATGGAGCCCAGGATTTGTGGACGTACTACTGGCCGTACTACCGTCTTCGCGACACCGGTGCTGCTGTGCCGCCCGCTGAGCAGACAGCGATGGGGTTGGGAGTCTGTGGCGCGATCGGAGCAGCATTGGCTCGGCCAGACTGGTACGTGGTCTGCACGACTGGAGACGGTGCCTTCCAAATGGGAATGCACGAACTGCCGACAGCGGTCGAGCATCGATTGCGCGTGACTTGGGTAATCTTCAATGACCAGGCACTCGGTTGGCCACGGTGGACCCAGAAAACTGCGCTCGGTGGACGCGTCATTGCCACCGAGTTCGCGGCAACGTTCGATTTCGTTGCCGTTGCCAAGGCAGCAGGCTGCTACGCCGAACGGGTGGAAGATCCGGCAGAACTCGTCCGAGCACTCGAGCGGGCGCGCAAGGCGAACGAGACTGGACAGCCAGCGGTCATCGATGTGCGCGTCGACAGCGACGAGCACCATCCCAGCTTCGTCGAATTCCACCGGCTACGGTAG
- a CDS encoding methylenetetrahydrofolate reductase — MTDDVLSEAAIEATPDISFYCALLEELRIEVLPTVELEKVMATVPLGSTLTVTSSPAHGVKGTLATALALRQHGYRVVPHLAARALRSHQELVLLWQQFVAAGIDEVFVVGGDQTEPAGEFPDSRTLLTALVELQPRPRRIGIAAYPEGHPHIPADVLDADLLTKQALADYAITQLVFDPDALVRWLTRMRSRGFTLPLYLCLPGTLRLDRLIRIGLRLGLGTSLRYLEKQRGLVGRLLTGGIHYDPSDLLDELVRRPAAIQGGIVGIHWSSFNALASVVEWVAAKRARLGCPGEGVQA, encoded by the coding sequence ATGACCGATGACGTCCTATCCGAGGCAGCAATCGAAGCAACTCCTGACATATCGTTTTACTGCGCACTACTCGAGGAACTCCGCATCGAAGTGCTCCCGACAGTGGAACTCGAGAAAGTCATGGCCACAGTTCCACTGGGATCGACGCTGACCGTGACGAGTTCACCTGCGCATGGTGTCAAAGGCACTCTGGCCACCGCCCTCGCGTTGCGCCAGCACGGTTATCGGGTCGTCCCCCATCTCGCCGCACGGGCCCTGCGCAGCCACCAGGAACTCGTGCTCCTCTGGCAGCAGTTCGTCGCCGCCGGTATCGACGAGGTATTCGTCGTTGGCGGTGATCAGACAGAGCCGGCCGGCGAGTTCCCCGACTCCCGGACCCTCTTGACTGCGCTCGTCGAGCTCCAACCACGCCCACGCCGTATCGGAATCGCCGCCTATCCGGAAGGACATCCCCACATCCCAGCCGATGTGCTCGACGCGGACCTCCTCACCAAGCAAGCCCTCGCCGATTACGCTATTACCCAACTGGTGTTCGATCCCGATGCACTGGTCAGGTGGCTCACGAGAATGCGATCGCGCGGCTTCACTCTGCCACTCTATCTCTGTCTACCCGGCACTCTGCGGCTCGATCGCCTTATCCGCATCGGCCTACGCCTCGGCCTGGGAACCTCGCTTCGCTACCTCGAAAAGCAACGGGGTCTGGTCGGTCGCCTCCTGACCGGTGGTATCCACTATGATCCGAGTGACCTCTTGGATGAACTCGTCCGGCGTCCAGCTGCGATTCAGGGAGGGATTGTCGGCATCCATTGGAGCAGTTTCAATGCTCTCGCGAGCGTCGTCGAGTGGGTCGCTGCCAAACGTGCACGACTCGGCTGCCCAGGGGAAGGAGTGCAAGCATGA